In Tubulanus polymorphus chromosome 2, tnTubPoly1.2, whole genome shotgun sequence, a single window of DNA contains:
- the LOC141899622 gene encoding E3 ubiquitin-protein ligase RNF220-like isoform X1: MAGDYTHITNMFRFNFWGRPFFHPQSLGAAGTDGDMENSTFLPNPLTSPALMVLASTAASDATNRDDQQRLPAHNFSGAPDKDVPFTSAAYPMFRQEGFPPLYAPMHMPFVQHPVAHLNPSATGAFRPLQSSAGTDDREPYHSAFLPAKRSKLRESDLNRLYNDSSCSDKDTPENLVIHSLNKEDRNNTTPNSLSYDISSEGLSESGDSQGRHTPSDEGRHLRRSIRKKFIVDGQFPCCPVCGLTLRIGEVESHFTSELEKLEKITSLKNSKRTPSREGTPLGGRKLLPSPSNTKSKSPPPEVAAQSRHETYQRVKANRNNRLNSRIRGRKKRHQEETTCPVCNKLVTGTPEELSDHVDMCLKKREQEEELLVDIEGDEQYEEYTWCGQTRIRASSMLEGGLKASGFKTSSRGEDDDDVNLDVDGDDGDVYGRPQYGEADVIPCNLDEPLEEKERDALRGAYMRTEVNSVSSNSPRNDMNRWSIGENGDAVPSTSSANERVSCGSAASEIIDSLKSKIRQQEDSLKKSDKNKCLICMDQYTVPLVSVHCWHVHCEECWLRTLGSKKLCPQCNMITSPSDLRKIYL; encoded by the exons ATGGCTGGTGATTATACACATATCACAAACATGTTTCGTTTTAATTTTTGGGGACGTCCATTTTTTCATCCACAGTCTCTGGGAGCGGCTGGCACTGATGGAGATATGGAGAATTCGACGTTTCTTCCGAACCCGCTGACGTCCCCGGCGCTGATGGTCCTAGCGTCGACTGCCGCATCTGATGCGACGAATCGAGACGACCAGCAGCGTTTACCGGCGCACAATTTCTCCGGGGCCCCGGACAAGGACGTTCCGTTTACATCGGCCGCGTACCCGATGTTCCGTCAGGAAGGTTTCCCTCCTCTCTACGCTCCGATGCACATGCCGTTCGTTCAGCATCCGGTGGCGCACCTGAACCCGTCTGCGACTGGTGCGTTCCGGCCGCTGCAGTCGTCCGCAGGTACCGACGATCGCGAACCGTACCATTCGGCGTTTCTACCGGCGAAACGCTCGAAACTTCGCGAATCTGATTTAAATCGACTTTATAACGACAGCAGCTGCAGTGATAAAGACACTCCGGAAAATCTcgtcattcattcattaaataaagagGATAGAAATAACACGACTCCGAATTCACTGAGTTACGACATCAGTTCTGAAGGTTTATCTGAAAGTGGCGACTCACAGGGTCGACATACGCCTAGCGATGAGGGACGTCATCTCAGAA gaTCCATTCGTAAGAAGTTTATCGTCGACGGTCAGTTCCCGTGTTGTCCCGTGTGCGGTTTAACTTTACGAATCGGCGAAGTGGAAAGTCATTTCACGAGCGAACTGGAAAAGCTCGAGAAAATTACCAG TCTAAAGAATTCCAAGAGAACGCCATCGAGGGAAGGAACTCCTTTAGGCGGTCGAAAG CTGTTACCTAGTCCGAGTAATACTAAGTCCAAGTCGCCTCCTCCGGAGGTAGCGGCTCAATCGAGGCATGAG ACATATCAAAGAGTGAAGGCTAATAGAAATAACAGATTGAACA GCCGCATTCGCGGACGTAAAAAGCGTCATCAGGAAGAGACGACTTGTCCTGTATGTAATAAACTAGTAACCGGTACTCCTGAAGAACTCAGTGATCACGTCGATATGTGCTTGAAAAAG AGAGAACAGGAAGAGGAATTACTGGTTGATATCGAGGGCGATGAACAGTATGAGGAATATACGTGGTGTGGACAAACTCGAATACGAGCCTCATCCATGTTAGAGGGCGGATTAAAAG CGTCTGGATTTAAAACGTCGTCGCgaggtgaagatgatgacgATGTTAATTTAGACGTTGATGGAGATGACGGCGATGTTTACGGACGACCTCA ATACGGTGAGGCAGATGTAATACCGTGTAATCTGGATGAACCTCTCGAGGAAAAAGAGCGCGATGCACTGCGCGGCGCTTACATGCGAACTGAAGTTAATTCTGTTTCATCAAATTCACCGCGAAATGACATGAACAGATGGTCTATAGGTG AGAATGGCGATGCTGTTCCTTCGACCAGTAG cGCTAATGAGAGAGTTTCGTGTGGAAGTGCTGCTTCAGAAATTATCGATTCTTTGAAAAGTAAGATAAGACAGCAAGAagattcattgaaaaagtCTGATAAAAACAAGTGTCTTATATGCATG GACCAGTATACAGTGCCACTAGTATCGGTACATTGTTGGCACGTTCATTGCGAGGAATGCTGGCTCAGAACCCTT gGTTCGAAAAAGTTGTGTCCACAATGTAACATGATAACATCACCTTCAGATTTGAGGAAGATTTACCTATGa
- the LOC141900220 gene encoding NADH dehydrogenase [ubiquinone] 1 alpha subcomplex subunit 11-like, whose amino-acid sequence MKFAPDLDRKTAIEPTFPSLGFFVNPYKGKDDEQGIRKLATWTGLGLYTGSFVGLSDVLCRTQPATYTGSAARIASIAVPAALMGAAFGTTTLVAASVRGKSDPYNHMLGGCAAGAVLGARMKSVKMGTGMCLGLGAVAFVTRGLEMEGNLQFIPKGYEDGLIAGPGLWNWDRSFDPFRKEPNRNIDK is encoded by the exons atgaaatttgcacCCGATTTAGATCGAAAAACAGCAATCGAACCAACTTTCCCTAGTCTTGGCTTTTTTGTCAATCCGTATAAGGGTAAAGATGACGAGCAAGGCATCAGAAAGCTGGCAACATGGACAGGGCTCGGATTGTACACtg GTTCATTCGTTGGTCTAAGTGATGTATTATGTCGCACACAACCAGCTACATATACAGGATCTGCTGCTAGAATTGCCAGTATAGCTGTCCCAGCAG CCTTGATGGGTGCTGCTTTTGGGACGACCACTTTGGTGGCTGCAAGCGTTAGAGGAAAAAGTGATCCATACAATCATATGCTCGGAGGGTGCGCTGCTGGAGCAGTTCTCGGAGCAAGAA TGAAAAGCGTCAAAATGGGAACCGGAATGTGTTTAGGTTTAGGAGCAGTAGCGTTTGTTACGCGCGGGCTCGAGATGGAGGGAAATTTACAATTCATACCGAAAGGCTATGAAGATGGATTGATTGCTGGTCCGGGATTATGGAATTGGGATCGGTCGTTTGATCCATTTAGAAAAGAACCAAATCGTAATAtcgataaatga
- the LOC141899234 gene encoding store-operated calcium entry-associated regulatory factor-like produces the protein MISKSKLALKIMDYLPLVLLTIAAEMNILVSADRKMRLSDIQVLTLYNGKMTNARRSSPIPQVKCIGGTAGCNSFTPNVVQCYNRGSDGYDVQWECKTDMDNSYRFGRVEVSCEGYEYRDDPYILRGSCGLEYTIDLTEAGYKKRAHGGSSYYGNKEYGSSYGGYYKQLTKGTSVIGDLIMLVIVGLIIYAIYKTCIGNQHDYRYDGSSMDSDDTYSSYDSGFGPSAPPPPPGFRPEYMPRGSSYPGGCRTNYGTTTRNDNDTGFGGFWTGAALGGLAGYFFGNSGTTTTHGTTRRRGWTSGSSWSSDSFSDSAFGGNSSESSRTASGFGGTQRR, from the exons ATGATCTCCAAAAGTAAATTAGCATtaaaaatcatggattatttACCATTAGTTCTCCTTACCATCGCTGCGGAGATGAATATACTTGTATCTG CTGATAGAAAAATGCGACTGTCGGATATTCAAGTACTAACATTATACAATGGAAAGATGACCAATGCGCGAAGAAGTAGCCCTATACCTCAG GTTAAATGTATTGGTGGTACTGCTGGTTGTAATAGTTTTACTCCTAATGTCGTTCAGTGTTACAATCGCGGTTCAGATGGCTATGATGTTCAG TGGGAATGTAAGACGGATATGGATAATTCATATCGTTTTGGTCGAGTTGAAGTATCATGTGAAGGCTATGAATACAGAGATGATCCGTATATTCTGAGAGGATCATGCGGG TTGGAATACACCATCGATCTCACTGAAGCTGGATATAAGAAGAGGGCTCACGGAGGCAGTAGCTATTATGGAAATAAAGAATATGGATCTTCGTATGGAGG ATATTACAAACAACTCACTAAGGGAACATCAGTCATCGGAGATTTGATCATGCTCGTTATTGTCGGTTTGATTATTTACGCAATTTACAAAACTTGCATCGGAAACCAGCACGATTATAGATACGACGGAAGTTCAATGGATTCCGATGATACTTATTCCTCTTACGATAGTGGATTCGGTCCATCAGCTCCACCTCCACCACCGGGATTCCGTCCTGAATATATGCCAAGGGGAAGTTCATATCCAG GCGGATGTCGTACAAACTATGGCACAACAACGCGCAACGATAATGATACAGGGTTTGGAGGTTTTTGGACCGGTGCAGCGTTGGGAGGATTAGCCGGTTATTTCTTCGGAAACAGCGGAACAACGACCACTCACGGAACAACGCGTCGGCGAGGTTGGACTAGCGGTAGTAGTTGGTCATCAGATTCATTCTCTGATTCTGCATTTGGCGGCAATAGTTCAGAGTCATCTCGTACTGCTTCTG GTTTTGGCGGCACACAACGAAGATAA
- the LOC141900248 gene encoding E3 ubiquitin-protein ligase RNF14-like, with amino-acid sequence MACGGETLTAEAFSFVNEQQRDEVELLQSIFPEEGRVVVEHEEGETAFSLLLTVPVRVDKPPITIDTWVPYNNDIDLELHGVPECSKPSFQRSDSGSRWHSSFDVNHLTPFTLHVTLPENYPDEVPPIFTLSCLWLDSYHLKQLCEHLDQLWNENIGIPILYLWIDWLEDNALRCLEIKDKIQIMPVDITEERPDPRVIPEFTDLQIDLATMLRYHLQRELEDFYQSKQTCGICFDEFDGTEFFYINECMHHFCKACLTDYCHMHVKDGTVLQLNCPDIDCKIALPPYIMNAVLGPKAFERWEKLLLERTLERMEDIDWCPRCNHVVICEEGLARCANCFLTFCVQCKETYHQGTPCKSAADKLSELEKESKKKTNKAKKDEIRQLIERYTNELLIKRTAKKCPKCGIPIEKISGCNKVTCAMCGSFMCWVCGRQIKGYDHFSSSGCATFVQEGPQAPRRIVVAPEFYRAQAELERNGRKNVIACVRCRQYNVKQGSNNHIRCWACSCHLCFSCKNKIDGKVTDHFVNVSGCKQHST; translated from the exons ATGGCTTGTGGTGGTGAAACTCTCACAGCAGAAGCGTTTTCATTTGTAAATGAACAACAACGCGATGAG GTAGAATTACTTCAATCTATATTCCCGGAAGAGGGTAGAGTGGTTGTTGAACACGAAGAAGGAGAAACTGCATTCTCTTTATTG TTGACAGTTCCAGTAAGAGTTGATAAACCACCCATTACTATAGATACATGGGTGCCGTATAACAACGATATAGATCTTGAACTTCACGGCGTCCCTGAATGTTCAAAACCATCATTTCAAAGGAGTGATTCGG GTTCAAGATGGCATTCTTCATTCGATGTTAATCATTTGACTCCATTTACCCTTCATGTTACTCTACCCGAAAACTATCCAGATGAGGTACCTCCCATATTTACATTATCCTGTCTTTGGTTGGACAGCTACCATTTGAAACAGCTATGTGAACATTTGGATCAATTatggaatgaaaatattgGGATCCCGATATTGTATTTATGGATTGATTGGTTGGAAGATAATGCATTAAG ATGTTTAGAAATTAAggataaaattcaaataatgccAGTTGACATAACAGAAGAACGCCCTGATCCACGGGTCATTCCAGAATTTACTGACCTTCAAATTGATCTAGCGACCATGCTCAG ATATCATCTGCAGCGTGAGTTGGAAGATTTCTATCAAAGTAAACAAACCTGCGGAATATGCTTCGACGAATTCGATGGCACTGAGTTTTTCTATATCAATGAATGTATGCATCATTTCTGCAAGGCGTGTTTAACCGATTACTGCCACATGCACGTCAAAGATGGAACTGTTTTACAGCTGAA CTGCCCAGATATTGACTGCAAGATAGCTTTACCACCTTATATCATGAACGCCGTCCTTGGACCGAAAGCTTTTGAAAGATGGGAAAAACTACTGCTTGAG AGAACCTTGGAAAGGATGGAGGATATTGACTGGTGTCCAAGATGTAATCATGTTGTGATATGTGAAGAAGGTTTGGCTAGGTGTGCAAACTGTTTTCTTACATTTTGTGTTCAGTGCAAGGAGACCTATCATCAG GGCACACCGTGCAAATCAGCGGCAGATAAACTCTCAGAATTGGAAAAAGAGagcaaaaagaaaacaaacaaggcaaagaaagatgaaataagACAGCTCATAGAGAGATACACAAATGAACTGCTGATTAAACGAACTGCAAAAAAATGCCCAAAGTGCGGTATTCCCATTGAAAAGATAAGCGG ATGTAACAAAGTAACATGCGCCATGTGTGGCAGCTTTATGTGTTGGGTTTGTGGTCGTCAAATAAAAGGATACGATCATTTCTCGAGCTCTGGTTGTGCCACCTTTGTTCAAGAAGGTCCACAGGCTCCGCGAAGAATTGTGGTGGCGCCC GAATTCTACAGAGCTCAAGCTGAATTGGAACGAAATGGACGCAAAAATGTTATCGCTTGCGTTCGATGCCGACAATACAACGTTAAACAAGGCTCTAACAACCACATACGCTGCTGGGCCTGCAGTTGTCATCTGTGTTTTAGTTGCAAGAATAAAATTGATGGCAAAGTGACCGATCATTTCGTAAATGTCAGTGGATGCAAGCAGCATTCAACGTGA
- the LOC141899622 gene encoding E3 ubiquitin-protein ligase RNF220-like isoform X2, producing MMGNPNTRKRLTVKNSTQLMFMSLGAAGTDGDMENSTFLPNPLTSPALMVLASTAASDATNRDDQQRLPAHNFSGAPDKDVPFTSAAYPMFRQEGFPPLYAPMHMPFVQHPVAHLNPSATGAFRPLQSSAGTDDREPYHSAFLPAKRSKLRESDLNRLYNDSSCSDKDTPENLVIHSLNKEDRNNTTPNSLSYDISSEGLSESGDSQGRHTPSDEGRHLRRSIRKKFIVDGQFPCCPVCGLTLRIGEVESHFTSELEKLEKITSLKNSKRTPSREGTPLGGRKLLPSPSNTKSKSPPPEVAAQSRHETYQRVKANRNNRLNSRIRGRKKRHQEETTCPVCNKLVTGTPEELSDHVDMCLKKREQEEELLVDIEGDEQYEEYTWCGQTRIRASSMLEGGLKASGFKTSSRGEDDDDVNLDVDGDDGDVYGRPQYGEADVIPCNLDEPLEEKERDALRGAYMRTEVNSVSSNSPRNDMNRWSIGENGDAVPSTSSANERVSCGSAASEIIDSLKSKIRQQEDSLKKSDKNKCLICMDQYTVPLVSVHCWHVHCEECWLRTLGSKKLCPQCNMITSPSDLRKIYL from the exons aTGATGGGGAATCCCAATACGAGAAAGAGGCTGACAGTAAAGAACAGTACACAGTTAATGTTCATG TCTCTGGGAGCGGCTGGCACTGATGGAGATATGGAGAATTCGACGTTTCTTCCGAACCCGCTGACGTCCCCGGCGCTGATGGTCCTAGCGTCGACTGCCGCATCTGATGCGACGAATCGAGACGACCAGCAGCGTTTACCGGCGCACAATTTCTCCGGGGCCCCGGACAAGGACGTTCCGTTTACATCGGCCGCGTACCCGATGTTCCGTCAGGAAGGTTTCCCTCCTCTCTACGCTCCGATGCACATGCCGTTCGTTCAGCATCCGGTGGCGCACCTGAACCCGTCTGCGACTGGTGCGTTCCGGCCGCTGCAGTCGTCCGCAGGTACCGACGATCGCGAACCGTACCATTCGGCGTTTCTACCGGCGAAACGCTCGAAACTTCGCGAATCTGATTTAAATCGACTTTATAACGACAGCAGCTGCAGTGATAAAGACACTCCGGAAAATCTcgtcattcattcattaaataaagagGATAGAAATAACACGACTCCGAATTCACTGAGTTACGACATCAGTTCTGAAGGTTTATCTGAAAGTGGCGACTCACAGGGTCGACATACGCCTAGCGATGAGGGACGTCATCTCAGAA gaTCCATTCGTAAGAAGTTTATCGTCGACGGTCAGTTCCCGTGTTGTCCCGTGTGCGGTTTAACTTTACGAATCGGCGAAGTGGAAAGTCATTTCACGAGCGAACTGGAAAAGCTCGAGAAAATTACCAG TCTAAAGAATTCCAAGAGAACGCCATCGAGGGAAGGAACTCCTTTAGGCGGTCGAAAG CTGTTACCTAGTCCGAGTAATACTAAGTCCAAGTCGCCTCCTCCGGAGGTAGCGGCTCAATCGAGGCATGAG ACATATCAAAGAGTGAAGGCTAATAGAAATAACAGATTGAACA GCCGCATTCGCGGACGTAAAAAGCGTCATCAGGAAGAGACGACTTGTCCTGTATGTAATAAACTAGTAACCGGTACTCCTGAAGAACTCAGTGATCACGTCGATATGTGCTTGAAAAAG AGAGAACAGGAAGAGGAATTACTGGTTGATATCGAGGGCGATGAACAGTATGAGGAATATACGTGGTGTGGACAAACTCGAATACGAGCCTCATCCATGTTAGAGGGCGGATTAAAAG CGTCTGGATTTAAAACGTCGTCGCgaggtgaagatgatgacgATGTTAATTTAGACGTTGATGGAGATGACGGCGATGTTTACGGACGACCTCA ATACGGTGAGGCAGATGTAATACCGTGTAATCTGGATGAACCTCTCGAGGAAAAAGAGCGCGATGCACTGCGCGGCGCTTACATGCGAACTGAAGTTAATTCTGTTTCATCAAATTCACCGCGAAATGACATGAACAGATGGTCTATAGGTG AGAATGGCGATGCTGTTCCTTCGACCAGTAG cGCTAATGAGAGAGTTTCGTGTGGAAGTGCTGCTTCAGAAATTATCGATTCTTTGAAAAGTAAGATAAGACAGCAAGAagattcattgaaaaagtCTGATAAAAACAAGTGTCTTATATGCATG GACCAGTATACAGTGCCACTAGTATCGGTACATTGTTGGCACGTTCATTGCGAGGAATGCTGGCTCAGAACCCTT gGTTCGAAAAAGTTGTGTCCACAATGTAACATGATAACATCACCTTCAGATTTGAGGAAGATTTACCTATGa